In Aedes albopictus strain Foshan chromosome 3, AalbF5, whole genome shotgun sequence, the genomic window accggacttgcagttaaaaagcattgcagttaaaccgtttgcaccgaccgaacgtctactgtatacaaTTCTGGATAGATTTGCAAACAAATTTCTAAATCAATTTCTAAAGCCTTTCTATTCCTTCAAAGAGTTCTTAGCAGGTATTCATCGGAATAGCCCAGAAAATCGGTAcctaccactcgtgtttattcaaATTTGTTGATAGTTATCGCGATTTCTAGTTTTCCATAGGATTTTCATCGAAATATGCGAAATATCACAaccaacacagagaacagacattgaaGTTCAGTTTCAAAACTTTGTGAGGAATTTCTATCTGTGGAATTACTTAGGATGTcatttattgcttttttcactgaaaattttccttacttcgctgaacaacatgacgttttcttccagcgaaggcttacgcgatacagaaaatcgctgaatttcacactaacactgcagaaaatctgtcaagaataactcaatacacatgcattttcagcgaaaagatctatttgcgtgacaacaatccactcacatgcctaccgggcggccgccgtcaaatatcaggattgccaactgttcggcgactgctgtcagttttctttgtcgccgaatctggcgctgggtcttcggcgcggaaacccaaaggtgggaataaaatgttggggtttgcgcgcaatattttCGGAAAGATAATTTCGGTAAAAATGTCAAAGCAATTTGTTGCAATTGGTACAAAAGAACTCTAGGAAAATctataaataatcgatttttgtttttttttttgacgaaaaagttttgcaaataaaaaaaactcttaagcgatttgttgaaatttctttgataatAAATCTTGCGCATTTTTTTCCTAACTTAACACTTAACACTAACAAGTCTCTTGTGCAGGTTtgttcaggcatttctcctgcaattccttcatgtATATTTTTAGTGTTTCTCCCAGGTATTccgccgtgaatcgcatatctttTCCATATGCATAGGAAATACAACaaaaatgggactgatatgcgtatcACAGCAGTACTCTCCCTGGAGATTTCCTATCTCGAATAAATTTCCTGCCTCTTTTCGTTCCAGGTCGTCGGAATGGAGAAAATTGGTGGCAAGCAGAGCAATCTGAGCCATCTGGTGGACGTTTCGGTGGCTTATTCTCCGGTGAATTCAGCCGGAGATTTGTCCAGcttcaaaagtctacgctccCTGGATGTTTCCGCGACGTTGATCTGGAACTGGCAAATTGTGGGACACATAACGGCCCAGATTCCGACCCTGGAGGAGATCAATTTATCGAACAACCGCTTGGTCCGTCCAACGGACGAGGACATATGTTCGCTCGTTACAAAATTCCACAATCTAAAGAAGCTGATATTGAAGAAGTGTGCGCTCGGTTCGTGGCCGGAGCTGGTTCGGCTGGCCCGAATGTGGCCTCTACTGGAGAACCTGTCCCTGGAAGATAACGACATAAGCCTGATAACCGAGGAAAGCTACGAGTTTGCACTGACACAGTTGACCAGTTTGGATCTTCAGAATAATCACATAAACAGCCGGGAATCGATACATGCTTTGGGGCTTCTTCCAGCGCTTCAGGAGCTGTCTCTGAACGCGAATGGAATCGAAGAGATCGCTTTCCCGGACTGTCGTCACACGGAAAAAATCACGCTATTCCCAAAGCTTCAAGTGTTGTACCTGCGGGAGAATCCCATCGCGAACCAGTGCGCTGCATTTAACGAACTGGACAAACTGGCCACGTTGGAACACCTCACTATCGATCCGGATCCACGGGTTAGCTATGAGGAAACGGTTGCCCGGGCGGTGGGTTCCATTGCTGGGCTGAAAATGTTTAATCGATCTTCGATTACGGAAAAGTTACGACGCGATTCGGAGTGTGACATGTGGAAGATGTTTGCCGTTCCGTGGGCCCAGGTCCGAAACGATGCCCAGCAGTTGAAGGCGTTCTTCAAGGCACACCGGATGTACCCGCGCGTGATGGAACGTGAGTATTGAATTAGGGTCGCTTTAACTAGTTTTGCTTTTCCGAAAACTACTCTAAAATGattctttgttttgtttcatCAGGACTGGGCAGCCCGGAGCAGTTCCTCCCGGACAATCGGATCGTTTCCAACATGTTGAATCTGTACCTGCTGAACGAACGTACGGGCGAAACGCGCCAAAAGAAGGTCCCCAAGCGGATCAATCTGCAAACGTTGGAGAATCTCATAATGAAACTGTTTGGCCCTTCGGCGGAACACCCGAACCCGCTGCAGCTATCGCTGCTGGACCGCAAACGGGACGTACGCATTCCGCTGGACAACCACGGTAAGAGTTTGGATTTCTATTCGGTCGAGGATCAGGACACGATCGTTTTCTAAGGATGTgagtattgcgcgcaaaccccaacattttattcccacctttgggtttccgcgccgaagacccagcgccagattcggcgacaaagaaaactgacagcagtcgccgaacagttggcaatcctgatatttgacggcggccgcccggtaggcatgtgagtggattgttgtcacgcaaatagatcttttcgctgaaaatgcatgtgtattgagttattcttgacagattttctgcagtgttagtgtgaaattcagcgattttctgtatcgcgtaagccttcgctggaagaaaacgtcatgttgttcagcgaagtaaggaaaattttcagtgaaaaaagcaatacctAGCTTCTTTTGGCGTACGCTTTAGTTGGAAATAAGCTAAATTTGCAGTGCAAGTAACGCGATTCGTACAATTTTACGCTTCCTCGTCGCTAAATGCCTATCGTAGACGAAACACTTGGAAGGGATTTTTTGAGAATATAACGGGGAGTATTGTGATTTGTCATTGTGCGTAAAGATTTACAGAATTTTATTTAGGCTGATCCATATTTCAAAAAGCCTTTCCTTAAATATTTGTTGAATGTCGTTTGTCTATGgcttgatgctgatgctgattccAATAAACTAAAAGCGCAGTCTGGTATTTATATTAGTAATTTATTTGCACTGACAAGCACGTAACTTTTACATTCGAAATTTGACCGTCTAACTAGTTACAAAGAGAGACACATAACTcaccaacaaatatatctaaatttgttataaaattttgaaaacaggtttttcaaacaaaccatgaaatttagaaa contains:
- the LOC109401269 gene encoding tubulin-specific chaperone E translates to MIPPSLNLEVGVRIRIGQHYGTIRYIGEVANTEGEWVGVEWDNPQRGKHSGTVNGVEYFQTRAENSGSMIRPEKIPSFWTLVEAIHDKYIVTEDTLRLDAEMMMEVQKQLHASLFEVVGMEKIGGKQSNLSHLVDVSVAYSPVNSAGDLSSFKSLRSLDVSATLIWNWQIVGHITAQIPTLEEINLSNNRLVRPTDEDICSLVTKFHNLKKLILKKCALGSWPELVRLARMWPLLENLSLEDNDISLITEESYEFALTQLTSLDLQNNHINSRESIHALGLLPALQELSLNANGIEEIAFPDCRHTEKITLFPKLQVLYLRENPIANQCAAFNELDKLATLEHLTIDPDPRVSYEETVARAVGSIAGLKMFNRSSITEKLRRDSECDMWKMFAVPWAQVRNDAQQLKAFFKAHRMYPRVMERLGSPEQFLPDNRIVSNMLNLYLLNERTGETRQKKVPKRINLQTLENLIMKLFGPSAEHPNPLQLSLLDRKRDVRIPLDNHGKSLDFYSVEDQDTIVF